From the Meriones unguiculatus strain TT.TT164.6M chromosome 12, Bangor_MerUng_6.1, whole genome shotgun sequence genome, one window contains:
- the LOC110542926 gene encoding selection and upkeep of intraepithelial T-cells protein 10-like isoform X2 gives MQPSVSCLSGFFMAFLLLQTAVHTQAMGLNVEINIQVPDTEGVLVECASGSLIPPAEMIWKDSKGNIISHSSTSDMQDKAGLLYLKSSILLKNRTHGPITCSIYNVTTKQEKKKSIVLPDVLFKPEYMSLMSNKLPWPMIYLMIMLLLNFLRGILVFICPRENSVSHFIEKNIKFKKDWKKKMRLGYELTCEFLLLVLYIAFLPLYLKFRSRASILDDAYPLYGNWLWDICIILSVMMLFFTVLILFLLWTLNRLQAIQNPVHGHPHRQGSSNGVGLSI, from the exons ATGCAGCCTTCAGTTTCCTGTTTATCTGGATTCTTCATGGCCTTTCTTCTCTTACAGACTGCAGTACACACCCAAG CTATGGGCTTGAATGTAGAGATTAACATTCAGGTTCCGGATACAGAAGGCGTGCTGGTCGAGTGTGCTTCAGGAAGTTTGATTCCACCTGCTGAGATGATATGGAAAGACAGCAAGGGGAACATAATCTCACACTCATCAACATCTGACATGCAGGACAAAGCTGGATTATTGTATTTGAAGAGCAGTATTCTTCTAAAGAACAGAACACATGGTCCCATTACTTGCTCCATTTACAATGTAACTACTaagcaggagaaaaagaaaagtattgtCCTACCGG ATGTCCTGTTCAAACCAGAGTATATGTCCTTGATGTCAAACAAACTTCCATGGCCTATGATATATTTGATGATTATGCTCCTTCTTAATTTTCTCAGAGgaatacttgtttttatttgtccCAGAGAAAATTCTGTTTCTCATTTCATAGAAAAGAATATTAAATTCAAGAAAG attggaagaagaaaatgagactTGGCTATGAGCTTACCTGTGAGTTTCTACTGTTAGTTTTGTATattgccttcctccctctctacTTAAAGTTCAGGAGCAgag cttctattTTGGATGATGCATACCCATTGTATGGTAATTGGCTGTGGGACATATGCATAATCTTGTCTGTGATGATGCTATTTTTCACTGTGCTCATTTTGTTTCTACTTTGGACCTTAAACA